The proteins below are encoded in one region of Sminthopsis crassicaudata isolate SCR6 chromosome 1, ASM4859323v1, whole genome shotgun sequence:
- the GPR146 gene encoding G-protein coupled receptor 146 isoform X2: protein MWSCDTFNGTQNSEDQLLCHDFHLILSIFSLLYLIICFPIGLCYNALLVLVNLYNKATMTMPDVYFVNIAIAGLIINAVAPIYLLGPTTTKWAIWSFNSEVYITLLILFNVSSLVIMYSTTLLSLDYYIERALPRTYMSSVYNTKHVCGFIWGGAMLTSFSSLLFYICSHVSTKLIECSKMQNKEAADAIMVFIGYVVPAIAVLYALVLILRIRKEDTPLDHDTGRLDPSVHRLLIATVCTQFVLWTPYYLTLLVNTFLVSQGKLMDEHYMRILHFIKDLSKFLAFSSSFVMPLLYRYINKNFPGKLRRLVKKLHCGHQRCSHDRATVQQVMT from the coding sequence ATGTGGAGCTGCGACACTTTCAATGGTACCCAGAACAGTGAGGACCAACTCCTCTGCCATGATTTCCACCTCAtcctctccatcttctctctcctctACCTCATCATCTGCTTCCCGATTGGCCTTTGCTACAATGCCCTGCTGGTTCTGGTCAATCTGTACAACAAGGCTACAATGACTATGCCTGATGTTTACTTTGTGAACATTGCCATTGCTGGCCTCATAATTAATGCTGTTGCACCAATATACCTTCTAGGACCGACTACCACCAAGTGGGCCATCTGGAGTTTTAACAGTGAAGTTTATATCACGCTGCTGATTTTGTTTAATGTTTCCTCTCTGGTCATCATGTATTCAACCACCTTACTCAGCCTGGATTACTACATTGAGCGAGCTCTACCCCGGACTTACATGTCTAGTGTGTATAACACTAAGCATGTCTGTGGGTTCATTTGGGGAGGGGCAATGCTTACGAGCTTTTCTTCTCTGCTGTTCTACATCTGTAGCCATGTGTCCACGAAGCTCATTGAGTGCTCCAAGATGCAAAATAAGGAGGCAGCCGACGCCATCATGGTATTTATCGGTTATGTTGTTCCTGCCATTGCTGTACTTTATGCACTTGTGTTGATTTTACGAATACGGAAAGAGGACACACCCCTGGATCATGATACTGGAAGACTGGACCCTTCTGTACACAGGCTTCTGATTGCCACAGTGTGCACCCAGTTTGTGCTGTGGACCCCTTACTACCTAACTCTACTGGTGAACACATTCCTTGTTTCACAAGGAAAACTCATGGATGAGCACTACATGAGGATACTGCATTTCATCAAAGATTTGTCAAAGTTCTTAGCTTTCTCAAGCAGTTTTGTGATGCCACTTCTCTACCGCTATATCAACAAAAATTTTCCTGGCAAGTTACGCCGACTGGTTAAAAAATTGCACTGTGGGCATCAGAGGTGCTCTCATGACCGAGCAACAGTACAGCAGGTGATGACGTAG
- the GPR146 gene encoding G-protein coupled receptor 146 isoform X1 — protein sequence MSTADREASKVSFQRKNTEQIFSVSFLLLSRDFMVQRNVWRELKLEVIRKTTADWFTMWSCDTFNGTQNSEDQLLCHDFHLILSIFSLLYLIICFPIGLCYNALLVLVNLYNKATMTMPDVYFVNIAIAGLIINAVAPIYLLGPTTTKWAIWSFNSEVYITLLILFNVSSLVIMYSTTLLSLDYYIERALPRTYMSSVYNTKHVCGFIWGGAMLTSFSSLLFYICSHVSTKLIECSKMQNKEAADAIMVFIGYVVPAIAVLYALVLILRIRKEDTPLDHDTGRLDPSVHRLLIATVCTQFVLWTPYYLTLLVNTFLVSQGKLMDEHYMRILHFIKDLSKFLAFSSSFVMPLLYRYINKNFPGKLRRLVKKLHCGHQRCSHDRATVQQVMT from the exons ATGTCCACTGCTGATAGGGAGGCAAGTAAGGTTTCCTTCCAGAGGAAAAACACAGAGCAGATCTTTTCTGTCAGCTTCCTCCTTCTGAGTCGGGACTTCATGGTACAGAGGAATGTATGGCGTGAACTGAAG CTGGAAGTCATCAGAAAAACCACTGCTGATTGGTTCACTATGTGGAGCTGCGACACTTTCAATGGTACCCAGAACAGTGAGGACCAACTCCTCTGCCATGATTTCCACCTCAtcctctccatcttctctctcctctACCTCATCATCTGCTTCCCGATTGGCCTTTGCTACAATGCCCTGCTGGTTCTGGTCAATCTGTACAACAAGGCTACAATGACTATGCCTGATGTTTACTTTGTGAACATTGCCATTGCTGGCCTCATAATTAATGCTGTTGCACCAATATACCTTCTAGGACCGACTACCACCAAGTGGGCCATCTGGAGTTTTAACAGTGAAGTTTATATCACGCTGCTGATTTTGTTTAATGTTTCCTCTCTGGTCATCATGTATTCAACCACCTTACTCAGCCTGGATTACTACATTGAGCGAGCTCTACCCCGGACTTACATGTCTAGTGTGTATAACACTAAGCATGTCTGTGGGTTCATTTGGGGAGGGGCAATGCTTACGAGCTTTTCTTCTCTGCTGTTCTACATCTGTAGCCATGTGTCCACGAAGCTCATTGAGTGCTCCAAGATGCAAAATAAGGAGGCAGCCGACGCCATCATGGTATTTATCGGTTATGTTGTTCCTGCCATTGCTGTACTTTATGCACTTGTGTTGATTTTACGAATACGGAAAGAGGACACACCCCTGGATCATGATACTGGAAGACTGGACCCTTCTGTACACAGGCTTCTGATTGCCACAGTGTGCACCCAGTTTGTGCTGTGGACCCCTTACTACCTAACTCTACTGGTGAACACATTCCTTGTTTCACAAGGAAAACTCATGGATGAGCACTACATGAGGATACTGCATTTCATCAAAGATTTGTCAAAGTTCTTAGCTTTCTCAAGCAGTTTTGTGATGCCACTTCTCTACCGCTATATCAACAAAAATTTTCCTGGCAAGTTACGCCGACTGGTTAAAAAATTGCACTGTGGGCATCAGAGGTGCTCTCATGACCGAGCAACAGTACAGCAGGTGATGACGTAG